A genome region from Pseudanabaena sp. Chao 1811 includes the following:
- a CDS encoding DUF5615 family PIN-like protein yields the protein MKFKIDENLPIELAHLLQDEGYDASTIYSESLKGAKDTTVIAVCQDEHRVLIENLKRIEITHIRNKIIRM from the coding sequence ATGAAATTTAAAATAGATGAAAATCTACCCATAGAACTTGCTCATCTTTTACAAGATGAAGGGTATGATGCTTCTACAATCTATTCAGAATCTTTAAAAGGAGCGAAAGATACTACCGTCATCGCTGTATGTCAAGACGAGCATAGGGTTTTAATTGAAAACCTTAAACGGATAGAGATCACTCATATTCGCAATAAAATCATCAGGATGTAA
- a CDS encoding serine hydrolase domain-containing protein: protein MDKIFPSKWIHRSSKPLQLNENYQKLEISYLFDGRNCQMTEMLERSGTTGILVVKNDTIVYEKYFQGNTQNAKNNSWSVAKSFVSALVGIAIADRYISSVNDPITKYLPELAQTGYRDVPIKHILQMSSGVKFSEDYLDNSSDINNLLPQIFLQMRPIKKVALDFPSESPSGKKFHYISLDTQILGMLIERATGKSVSAYLQTKLWEPLGAESEAFWSTDNYNTELSFCCLNATLRDYAKFGLLYLHNGYFNGKQLVPADWIKESIVPDSPHLQVGATDARDYGSWGHQYQWWIPTGSTGDYLAVGIWGQYIYINPQKNVVIVKTSTGSWTMTTKDDDEAVALFRAISQKLE from the coding sequence ATGGATAAGATTTTTCCAAGCAAATGGATTCATCGCTCTAGTAAACCACTTCAACTTAATGAGAATTATCAAAAGTTGGAAATATCCTATCTTTTTGATGGACGAAACTGCCAAATGACAGAGATGCTAGAGCGTTCGGGAACAACAGGAATTTTAGTGGTTAAAAATGACACGATTGTTTATGAGAAATATTTTCAAGGTAATACTCAAAATGCTAAAAATAATTCTTGGTCTGTTGCTAAATCCTTTGTATCTGCTCTAGTGGGCATAGCGATCGCAGATAGATATATCAGTAGTGTCAACGATCCAATTACTAAATATCTTCCAGAACTTGCACAAACAGGATATCGAGATGTCCCAATTAAACATATTCTTCAAATGTCATCTGGAGTAAAGTTCAGTGAAGATTATTTAGATAATTCTTCCGATATTAACAACCTCCTTCCGCAGATTTTCTTGCAAATGCGTCCTATTAAAAAAGTTGCTTTGGACTTTCCCTCCGAATCTCCATCAGGCAAGAAATTCCACTACATCAGTCTAGATACACAAATATTGGGGATGCTGATAGAGCGTGCGACAGGAAAGAGTGTATCAGCCTACTTACAAACTAAACTTTGGGAACCTCTAGGTGCAGAATCTGAAGCCTTTTGGTCTACGGACAATTACAATACTGAACTTTCGTTTTGCTGTTTGAACGCGACTTTACGCGACTATGCCAAGTTTGGATTACTTTATCTACATAACGGCTACTTTAATGGAAAGCAGCTGGTACCTGCGGATTGGATCAAAGAATCCATTGTTCCTGATAGTCCTCATCTGCAAGTTGGAGCAACTGATGCTAGAGATTATGGCAGTTGGGGTCATCAATACCAATGGTGGATTCCTACAGGCTCTACAGGTGATTATCTAGCTGTGGGCATTTGGGGACAATATATCTACATCAATCCTCAGAAAAATGTTGTGATTGTTAAGACGAGTACAGGTTCGTGGACGATGACGACTAAGGATGATGACGAGGCAGTAGCTCTGTTTCGTGCCATCTCTCAAAAGCTTGAGTAA
- a CDS encoding CDI toxin immunity protein: MEDSASQSQLAQKLAVVRQRSQLKAAQNWLTDIGIPIDACQIFLSNSSAAKHLEQWLSQSFPWQYGQIDWQSVPESICLNWHSHDVVSAFQQLCQTKQLINPNVNILWYSAHQPTLEMPLQLVKDAIAEIVAQDWDTWIFEPVTGWCIEFYHEGTICYGTSPQR, translated from the coding sequence ATGGAAGATTCGGCAAGCCAGTCTCAACTAGCACAAAAATTAGCTGTGGTGCGCCAGCGATCGCAGTTAAAAGCAGCGCAAAATTGGTTAACGGATATCGGCATTCCGATAGATGCTTGCCAGATCTTCTTGTCCAATAGCTCTGCTGCAAAACATCTAGAGCAATGGCTGAGCCAGTCTTTCCCTTGGCAATATGGACAAATTGATTGGCAAAGTGTCCCTGAAAGTATTTGTTTAAATTGGCATAGTCATGATGTGGTTTCAGCTTTTCAGCAGCTTTGTCAAACTAAGCAATTGATTAATCCCAATGTCAACATCCTCTGGTATTCCGCCCATCAGCCCACTTTAGAAATGCCATTACAACTGGTTAAGGATGCGATCGCGGAAATTGTGGCGCAAGATTGGGATACATGGATCTTTGAACCCGTTACTGGTTGGTGTATTGAGTTCTACCACGAAGGGACAATATGTTACGGTACATCCCCCCAAAGATAA
- a CDS encoding DUF4160 domain-containing protein, which produces MPTILRIGSYRFYFYSHEPNEPPHIHIDRDNLTAKFWLQSVSLAQNIGFPAKELRKLQSMVVENQTQLLEAWYEYFGD; this is translated from the coding sequence ATGCCAACGATTTTAAGGATTGGTTCGTATCGTTTTTATTTTTACAGTCACGAACCAAATGAACCACCACATATTCATATTGATCGCGATAACTTGACAGCTAAGTTTTGGTTGCAATCAGTTAGCCTAGCTCAAAATATTGGATTTCCCGCTAAAGAGTTAAGGAAACTGCAATCTATGGTGGTCGAAAATCAAACACAATTACTTGAGGCTTGGTATGAGTACTTTGGCGATTAA
- a CDS encoding SPOR domain-containing protein encodes MQTLSPTISPTISPKISQTNPRVTDAETDFLPAIAQSSVLQTALAGLDASLNDELDRYRHWQENGQTISYLNPFRPRAVSTQSIWTSPSLSEALSPLTPPIDINSDRRTIQMPVMPSIGANVPTADAVNIASAELHQYKGLDLDSVDKPSHSDINADLDRAVAYAQSLHGYGDVAMGINSPSDAPNIAPTMAQVPAPDDDEILQSFANDYANNYADNYQDSVNQEYPYPSPPAEKSALRSLMNPVGIISLLLLLCSSAAIGYLMVDPSGVMKLFKPDQKTKAAQTSSSNEDLGKDINLQNPQKSNDLSFVPFAGDKTQVNVDSLAKNSKAIPDPTFVNKTKNSTLTKNSSVFAPNSAFVPSVPLRTVPSTNFPALSVAPLPPALAPLERSYTPAPTPANRSEPVPTRSYSEPAPSRTTSSNASSPKPSRNASVAPTTPAPVPEYVAPRSNTAVKYAAPLSSAPTTPPAQSSYRVVVENSYAASAQQIERDAYVRPSDGQVQVGSYRDPNVAQQRIEQLRRQGIPARIE; translated from the coding sequence ATGCAAACATTGAGTCCTACCATCTCCCCAACCATTTCACCCAAAATTTCTCAAACTAACCCAAGGGTCACTGACGCAGAGACTGATTTTTTACCTGCGATCGCTCAATCATCAGTCTTGCAAACAGCGTTGGCTGGTTTGGATGCGAGCCTCAATGATGAGCTAGATCGCTATCGCCATTGGCAAGAGAATGGTCAAACCATTTCCTATCTCAATCCTTTTAGACCTCGCGCTGTATCTACTCAATCCATCTGGACATCGCCCAGTTTATCGGAGGCCTTGTCTCCCCTTACGCCTCCCATTGATATCAATAGCGATCGCCGCACGATTCAAATGCCTGTGATGCCGTCAATAGGTGCAAATGTACCTACGGCCGATGCGGTCAATATTGCAAGCGCAGAGCTTCACCAATATAAAGGACTAGATCTTGATAGCGTAGATAAACCTAGTCATAGTGATATTAATGCAGATTTAGACAGAGCCGTTGCTTACGCGCAAAGTTTGCATGGTTATGGTGATGTAGCAATGGGCATAAATTCACCAAGTGATGCCCCCAATATTGCACCAACGATGGCACAGGTTCCTGCCCCTGATGATGATGAAATTCTGCAAAGTTTCGCCAATGATTACGCCAATAACTACGCAGATAATTATCAAGACTCAGTTAATCAAGAATATCCATATCCTTCTCCACCAGCCGAAAAGAGTGCTCTCCGCAGTTTGATGAATCCTGTGGGGATAATTTCACTATTATTACTGCTCTGCTCTAGTGCAGCGATCGGTTATTTGATGGTCGATCCTTCGGGGGTGATGAAACTATTTAAACCAGATCAAAAAACCAAAGCAGCCCAAACTAGCAGCAGCAATGAAGATTTGGGCAAGGATATTAATCTGCAAAATCCGCAGAAATCTAATGACTTATCCTTTGTGCCTTTTGCGGGGGATAAAACTCAAGTTAATGTCGATAGCCTCGCTAAAAATAGTAAAGCGATTCCTGATCCTACTTTCGTCAATAAAACCAAAAATAGTACCTTAACTAAAAACTCATCGGTCTTTGCCCCCAATAGCGCTTTTGTGCCAAGTGTGCCATTGCGAACAGTACCATCTACAAACTTCCCTGCCCTATCGGTTGCACCATTGCCACCAGCTTTAGCGCCTTTGGAGAGGAGTTATACACCTGCACCTACACCTGCTAATAGGAGCGAACCTGTACCTACACGGTCCTATAGTGAGCCTGCACCTAGCCGTACTACTAGCTCTAACGCTTCTTCTCCCAAGCCATCACGGAATGCCTCAGTAGCACCAACAACACCTGCTCCCGTGCCTGAATATGTTGCACCTCGTAGTAACACGGCTGTGAAATATGCAGCCCCTCTATCATCTGCCCCCACAACTCCACCAGCCCAAAGTAGCTATCGAGTTGTTGTTGAAAATAGCTATGCGGCTAGCGCCCAACAGATCGAACGTGATGCCTATGTACGCCCCAGTGATGGTCAAGTGCAGGTTGGCTCGTATCGCGATCCTAATGTGGCTCAACAACGCATCGAGCAATTGCGTCGTCAGGGGATTCCTGCCAGAATTGAGTAG
- a CDS encoding C40 family peptidase, with amino-acid sequence MIYRSLTDINIYDSPTLDRLATQMAKGRYLQVLESEPNFLKIQLLEDDYEGLLDRQDLDKLAPSDRQSFIDHLPPALSAAEIGDRLPQVIAFIQQAMATPNEYLWGGTVAPNYDCSGLMQAAFASVGILIPRDAYQQEAFGEPVSLDELQIGDLIFFGTPLKATHVGIYIGDRAYIHSSGKEHGHNGIAISELSGSDQVSQWYASQLRGAARITHNQKYAMMRSPL; translated from the coding sequence ATGATTTACCGTAGCTTAACTGACATTAATATTTACGATTCCCCAACGCTCGATCGCCTTGCAACACAGATGGCAAAGGGTAGATATTTACAGGTATTAGAGTCTGAGCCAAATTTTCTAAAAATCCAGCTACTCGAAGATGACTATGAAGGGTTGCTCGATCGCCAAGATTTAGACAAGTTAGCGCCAAGCGATCGCCAAAGTTTTATTGATCATTTACCACCAGCATTAAGTGCTGCCGAAATAGGCGATCGCTTGCCGCAAGTAATTGCTTTTATCCAACAAGCAATGGCAACACCGAATGAATATCTCTGGGGTGGGACAGTTGCGCCAAATTATGATTGTTCTGGACTAATGCAAGCTGCCTTTGCTTCGGTTGGTATTTTGATTCCCCGTGATGCTTATCAACAGGAAGCCTTTGGTGAACCCGTCTCTCTAGATGAGTTGCAAATCGGTGATCTGATTTTCTTTGGCACACCTCTTAAGGCGACCCATGTGGGCATATATATTGGCGATCGCGCCTATATCCATAGCTCTGGCAAAGAACATGGACATAATGGTATTGCTATCAGTGAACTCTCAGGCTCAGATCAGGTTTCACAATGGTATGCCAGCCAGTTACGTGGTGCAGCAAGAATTACCCATAACCAAAAATACGCCATGATGCGCTCTCCTCTTTAA
- a CDS encoding Crp/Fnr family transcriptional regulator: MNTRLIQKFNQIIPLTLEQKIDLQRVCEYEKLPKDCFLLEHGKISNHVYFILEGTVICIHYSNGKEIIPWFAFENDFVNSHFSFIHRQPSVESLFTLSDCHLLSISYENLQYLNRKDPVWNKLFYSVVEGYYLEIQERLVSLLAQSASERYDSLIQQYPDIEQRLKLGHIASFLGITQSTLSRLRVGRSRRQHLKKS; the protein is encoded by the coding sequence TTGAATACAAGACTAATTCAGAAATTTAATCAAATTATTCCTCTAACCCTTGAGCAAAAGATCGATCTGCAAAGGGTCTGTGAGTATGAAAAACTTCCTAAAGATTGCTTTTTATTAGAGCATGGTAAAATTTCCAACCATGTTTATTTTATTTTAGAAGGAACTGTAATCTGTATTCATTACAGCAACGGCAAAGAAATTATTCCTTGGTTTGCTTTTGAGAATGATTTTGTCAATTCACATTTTAGTTTTATTCATCGACAGCCTAGTGTAGAAAGTCTTTTTACTCTATCTGATTGTCATCTTCTCTCCATAAGTTATGAGAATTTGCAGTATCTCAACAGAAAAGATCCTGTTTGGAATAAGTTGTTTTACTCTGTAGTAGAAGGTTACTATCTTGAAATACAAGAGCGTTTAGTATCTTTACTAGCCCAATCAGCTTCTGAACGTTATGACAGCTTGATTCAGCAATATCCAGATATCGAACAAAGACTAAAGCTTGGTCATATAGCATCATTTTTAGGAATAACTCAATCCACGCTCAGTCGGCTTAGGGTTGGAAGATCTCGTCGTCAGCATTTGAAAAAAAGCTAA
- a CDS encoding phosphoketolase, whose product MVATPNTTDAATPAFKDDFREGIQYFGEPLEGFDELGRIPVLSPDKSGVTDPRDRASVFQTLLAADALRYLTLQITGSKASGHPGGFASSAEAVAAFYMLGHKNMPTEVGHHAPGYYSAMFLDRSLEDMGINTVAQMRDRYREKHGLLGHLSGYIPGILAPAGPLGQGQHFAMAGALLHRDKLFPVTIGDGGLGEPYPISSIAHFHTAYPEVTNFVPILVWNGYSQEHHSMVSTKTNAEMIAFWKGNGFDEVILVDAKDFDDQNQTGTYVDSTAFSLKQRLAFTEAVLVGADQAAKLAFGGKLTVFIIKQLKGAGVHARGAKSHNLYAHHTLDNPDVVAGLKSRALNPEAWQTVSTNLQWAGGGSSSKTAVTESVLPLTDLGTLPLEEYAVGGEAKIATTAMGRLVGYVGQTDKRFIVTNADGNEASGIANINQALKINHPTTDDLYNQAPGGQVYEPLNEDACAGLAVGLALFGSRTLWCSYESFAINGLPIWQTVTQAMAELRRPTPATVCLFTAGALEQGRNGWTHQRPEIEGYFASMMRNGNIFPLFPLDANSIQVCYDWALKAVNKGVVITASKSPLPIRTTFEQNRQALEDGAIALQEIAGSKKVVFAVIGDMMLLPVYEAAQKLAEQGIGSKIVSIVSPRRLYRSTDVAWDTCSEPDGKFLSDADFEALFGGDALIGVVGGASAMLEPVMLRSNSKRDVFSWKRGETTASAGQLFDFNGMNAQAISDRAKQLLA is encoded by the coding sequence ATGGTCGCAACCCCTAACACCACAGACGCAGCCACTCCCGCCTTCAAAGATGACTTTCGCGAAGGCATTCAGTACTTTGGCGAACCGTTGGAGGGGTTCGACGAACTCGGACGGATTCCTGTCCTCAGTCCTGATAAATCTGGTGTTACCGATCCCCGCGATCGTGCATCGGTTTTTCAAACATTATTAGCTGCTGATGCTTTGCGCTATCTCACCTTACAAATTACTGGTAGCAAAGCCTCAGGACACCCCGGAGGATTTGCCAGCAGTGCTGAAGCTGTGGCTGCATTCTATATGCTCGGTCATAAGAATATGCCAACAGAAGTAGGACACCATGCTCCCGGTTATTACAGTGCGATGTTTTTAGATCGCTCCCTCGAAGATATGGGAATTAATACTGTTGCTCAAATGCGCGATCGCTATCGTGAAAAACATGGCTTACTCGGTCACTTGTCGGGCTACATCCCCGGAATTCTTGCACCTGCGGGTCCTCTAGGACAAGGACAGCATTTTGCGATGGCAGGTGCGTTGTTGCATCGCGATAAACTATTCCCTGTCACAATCGGTGATGGTGGACTAGGTGAACCCTATCCCATTAGCTCGATCGCCCATTTCCATACTGCCTATCCTGAAGTTACTAATTTTGTACCGATTTTGGTATGGAACGGCTATAGCCAAGAGCATCACAGCATGGTTTCCACCAAAACTAATGCCGAGATGATCGCCTTCTGGAAAGGAAATGGCTTCGATGAAGTAATTCTGGTTGATGCTAAGGATTTTGACGATCAAAATCAAACAGGTACTTACGTCGATAGTACTGCCTTCTCTTTGAAACAACGTCTTGCTTTTACCGAAGCAGTTCTCGTCGGTGCAGATCAAGCTGCGAAACTTGCCTTTGGTGGAAAGCTGACTGTATTTATCATCAAACAACTTAAGGGTGCAGGTGTTCACGCTCGTGGCGCAAAATCCCATAACCTCTATGCTCATCACACCCTCGATAATCCCGATGTTGTTGCTGGTTTAAAATCTCGCGCTCTCAATCCTGAAGCATGGCAAACCGTCAGCACTAACTTGCAATGGGCTGGTGGTGGTTCTTCTTCTAAAACTGCTGTTACTGAATCCGTACTCCCTCTAACTGATTTGGGAACATTGCCCTTAGAAGAATATGCCGTTGGTGGAGAAGCGAAGATTGCGACAACCGCAATGGGTCGCCTAGTTGGCTATGTTGGACAAACCGATAAGCGCTTCATCGTCACCAATGCTGATGGAAACGAAGCTTCGGGTATTGCGAACATCAACCAAGCGTTGAAAATCAATCACCCTACTACCGATGATCTCTATAACCAAGCCCCCGGTGGACAGGTTTATGAACCTCTCAATGAAGATGCCTGTGCTGGTTTAGCAGTTGGTTTAGCGCTATTTGGTAGCCGCACTCTCTGGTGTTCCTATGAATCCTTTGCAATTAATGGACTTCCCATTTGGCAAACCGTGACTCAGGCTATGGCAGAGCTGCGTCGTCCCACTCCTGCAACTGTGTGTTTATTTACCGCAGGTGCTTTGGAACAAGGTCGCAATGGCTGGACACACCAACGTCCTGAAATCGAAGGATATTTTGCATCGATGATGCGTAATGGCAATATCTTCCCTCTCTTTCCTCTTGATGCCAATAGCATTCAAGTTTGTTATGACTGGGCTTTAAAGGCGGTCAATAAAGGTGTGGTCATTACCGCCAGTAAGTCACCTCTACCTATCCGTACTACCTTCGAGCAAAATCGCCAAGCTCTCGAAGATGGCGCGATCGCTTTGCAAGAAATTGCAGGTAGCAAGAAGGTGGTTTTTGCTGTTATCGGCGACATGATGCTATTGCCTGTATATGAAGCAGCGCAAAAACTTGCCGAGCAAGGTATCGGTTCTAAGATTGTTTCCATTGTTAGCCCCCGTCGCCTCTATCGGTCAACGGATGTGGCTTGGGATACTTGCTCTGAGCCAGATGGCAAGTTCCTTAGTGATGCTGATTTTGAGGCACTATTTGGTGGTGATGCCTTGATTGGTGTTGTTGGTGGTGCTTCGGCAATGCTGGAGCCTGTGATGCTCCGTAGCAACAGTAAGCGCGATGTCTTCTCATGGAAGCGCGGCGAAACTACCGCTTCGGCTGGTCAGTTGTTTGATTTTAATGGAATGAATGCTCAGGCAATTAGCGATCGCGCTAAGCAGTTACTTGCCTAA
- a CDS encoding DUF433 domain-containing protein produces MAWQDRITTDLSVCHGRACIKGTRIMVSVILDNLAARVSEAEILQSYPTLTSADIFAAINYAAELAREQIVLLPSPATA; encoded by the coding sequence ATGGCGTGGCAAGATCGCATCACTACAGATTTATCTGTCTGTCATGGTAGAGCCTGTATTAAAGGCACAAGAATTATGGTATCAGTCATTCTCGATAACCTAGCGGCAAGAGTCAGCGAAGCAGAAATTTTACAAAGTTACCCCACTCTCACATCCGCAGATATTTTTGCCGCAATCAACTATGCTGCTGAATTAGCCCGCGAGCAGATTGTATTATTGCCATCCCCAGCGACAGCATGA
- a CDS encoding DUF2442 domain-containing protein — MSTLAIKTDERVKNVSFTEDTISVDLMDGRTIVVPLVWYPRLLNGTSEQLANWEVCGGGYGIHWEDLDEDLSTEGMLRGAPAPRKSKAIS; from the coding sequence ATGAGTACTTTGGCGATTAAGACGGATGAGAGAGTTAAGAATGTTAGCTTTACTGAAGATACGATCAGTGTTGATTTGATGGATGGGCGGACGATTGTAGTTCCGTTAGTGTGGTATCCGAGGTTATTGAATGGAACTAGTGAGCAGCTTGCTAATTGGGAAGTCTGCGGTGGTGGCTATGGTATTCACTGGGAAGATCTTGATGAGGATTTGAGTACTGAAGGTATGTTACGTGGTGCGCCTGCTCCAAGAAAATCAAAAGCAATTAGTTAA
- a CDS encoding PspA/IM30 family protein, with translation MGLLDRIGMVVKSNVNAMVTAAEDPEKILEQSIIDMQEDLVQLRQAVAQSMAALKRQEQQYNQSATQAQEWEKRAMLALQKGDENLAREALSRKKTHADAAATLKVGLDQQTTQVDTLKKNLIAIEGKISEAKTKKEMLKARLQSAKAQENLNNMLGKVNTNSAAATFERMEERVLMAEAKASASSELGMDNLESQFAQLEAGSGVDDELAALKAKMISSSPTPQGALPPSDAARPSVGAAIDAELEALRRQMGN, from the coding sequence ATGGGATTACTCGATCGCATTGGTATGGTGGTCAAGTCCAATGTAAATGCAATGGTTACGGCTGCTGAAGATCCAGAAAAAATTCTGGAGCAATCAATCATTGATATGCAAGAAGATTTGGTGCAATTGCGCCAAGCTGTCGCGCAATCAATGGCTGCCCTCAAGCGCCAAGAGCAACAATATAATCAAAGTGCAACTCAAGCCCAAGAATGGGAAAAACGGGCAATGCTAGCTCTCCAAAAGGGAGATGAAAACCTAGCAAGGGAAGCTCTCAGTCGCAAGAAAACCCATGCGGATGCGGCGGCAACTTTAAAGGTTGGTTTAGATCAACAAACAACTCAAGTAGATACTCTCAAGAAAAATCTGATTGCGATCGAAGGCAAGATTTCTGAGGCGAAAACCAAGAAAGAAATGCTTAAGGCAAGATTGCAATCGGCTAAGGCTCAAGAAAATCTCAACAATATGTTGGGCAAGGTCAATACCAACTCTGCTGCGGCGACCTTTGAGCGCATGGAAGAGCGTGTATTAATGGCAGAAGCTAAGGCAAGTGCTAGCTCTGAACTGGGTATGGACAATCTAGAATCACAGTTTGCTCAGCTAGAAGCTGGTAGTGGTGTCGATGATGAACTCGCCGCCCTCAAGGCAAAGATGATTTCTAGTAGTCCTACACCTCAAGGCGCATTACCTCCATCGGATGCGGCAAGACCAAGTGTTGGTGCAGCGATCGATGCTGAGTTAGAAGCTCTTCGTCGGCAAATGGGTAACTAA
- a CDS encoding type II toxin-antitoxin system VapC family toxin codes for MYLLDTNICIALLKGNSPVVSSFNACADECYISTINVAELYKGVYCSQRVEQNLASLELFLKDMPIISFDLLAAKEFGKIQSELRQIGKPTGELDAMIAAVARSRHDKVVTNNTKDFINISGLGLENWIV; via the coding sequence ATGTATTTACTCGACACAAACATATGCATCGCACTGCTCAAAGGTAATTCTCCCGTTGTTTCGTCCTTTAATGCCTGTGCTGATGAATGCTATATTTCCACAATTAATGTTGCTGAACTTTATAAGGGAGTTTACTGCTCACAGCGAGTAGAACAGAACCTTGCTTCACTTGAACTTTTTCTCAAAGATATGCCAATTATCAGTTTCGATCTATTGGCAGCTAAAGAATTTGGCAAAATCCAATCAGAACTTAGACAAATCGGTAAACCCACCGGTGAATTAGATGCCATGATTGCTGCTGTAGCGAGATCTCGTCATGATAAGGTAGTTACGAATAACACAAAGGATTTTATCAATATTTCTGGATTAGGGTTAGAAAATTGGATCGTTTAG
- a CDS encoding 50S ribosomal protein L11 methyltransferase produces MSWIELSIDTTNEAVDWVCTLLAKAIAVEDMHISEYQEESSQWTFTIQMYLPEDARIHQRIDEIEKILTPLHRTGMTSGLQTFILDHKPIHIGSESYTASSLIRKIGDRFVVLSAASDYQAHPQEIVLRLQNSLAFGSGLHPATILSLRLLERHVKPNLDTLDLGSGSGILSVAMAKLGAKVLAIDNDPIAVSATQDAVERNQVTQQVTVKEASLGSASQLGHWMGGDSIESVPAIAAQEQFDLIVANIFARVHISLAPEFYKALRSTSTHSGILITAGYTSDRAENVASAMADVGFVECDRAQIDEWIAIAFYQNPK; encoded by the coding sequence ATGTCATGGATAGAACTGAGTATTGATACTACCAATGAAGCGGTAGATTGGGTCTGTACCTTGCTTGCCAAAGCGATCGCTGTTGAAGATATGCACATCAGCGAATATCAGGAAGAATCATCACAATGGACATTTACGATCCAAATGTACTTACCTGAGGATGCACGCATTCATCAACGGATTGATGAGATTGAGAAGATTCTCACACCACTGCATCGCACAGGCATGACCAGTGGATTACAAACCTTTATCCTTGACCATAAGCCCATCCACATAGGATCGGAATCTTATACGGCAAGTTCTTTAATTAGAAAAATAGGCGATCGCTTTGTGGTTCTATCGGCGGCATCAGACTATCAAGCCCATCCCCAAGAGATTGTGCTGCGATTGCAAAATAGTCTTGCCTTTGGCAGTGGGCTACATCCCGCAACCATTCTCAGCCTACGCTTACTAGAACGTCATGTTAAGCCCAATCTCGATACCCTCGATCTTGGTTCAGGTTCAGGGATTCTCAGTGTCGCTATGGCAAAGTTAGGCGCAAAGGTTTTGGCGATCGATAATGATCCTATTGCGGTATCAGCAACTCAAGATGCAGTAGAGCGAAATCAAGTCACACAACAGGTGACAGTTAAAGAAGCAAGCCTTGGCAGTGCTAGTCAATTGGGGCATTGGATGGGCGGTGATAGTATTGAGTCGGTTCCTGCAATTGCAGCTCAGGAACAATTTGATCTAATCGTGGCTAATATTTTTGCGCGAGTGCATATTTCCCTTGCCCCTGAATTTTACAAAGCGTTACGTTCTACTTCCACCCATTCAGGGATTTTAATCACCGCAGGATATACCAGCGATCGCGCTGAAAATGTAGCTTCAGCTATGGCTGATGTGGGTTTTGTGGAATGCGATCGCGCTCAAATCGATGAATGGATCGCGATCGCTTTCTATCAAAATCCCAAATAA
- a CDS encoding RNA polymerase sigma factor, giving the protein MQLPPLPEIHHPKIQALFQKSDRDLVTLFQRHPEEGQYFAAIFCRYGQVLYTLIGTATRSPVQSDYLFVKTWEYIYHEMRVLDLRVTTPRLSLQSWLINIAAMMINRAEVPPVEEIQYSLKDTPPVFWCYLNQALNQMAGNLRLVLLLSQTFQWSHTRIAAYLHAEGESISASDVKQLLFRAYQALEDALPEDIRDIYLAQPAVTA; this is encoded by the coding sequence GTGCAGCTTCCCCCCCTTCCCGAAATTCATCACCCTAAGATTCAGGCGCTTTTCCAGAAAAGCGATCGCGATCTCGTGACACTATTTCAAAGGCATCCTGAAGAGGGTCAATATTTTGCAGCGATTTTTTGTCGCTATGGACAAGTGCTGTATACCCTGATTGGCACGGCAACGCGATCGCCAGTGCAATCAGACTATTTATTTGTCAAAACTTGGGAATATATCTACCACGAAATGCGAGTGCTAGACCTGCGGGTGACAACGCCACGCCTATCCTTGCAAAGTTGGCTAATCAATATTGCCGCGATGATGATTAATCGTGCCGAAGTACCTCCCGTTGAAGAAATTCAATATTCCCTCAAGGATACCCCCCCTGTATTTTGGTGCTACCTTAATCAAGCCCTAAATCAAATGGCAGGCAACCTGCGTCTGGTACTATTGTTATCTCAAACTTTTCAATGGAGCCATACACGCATCGCCGCCTACTTACATGCTGAGGGCGAAAGCATTTCTGCTAGCGATGTAAAACAACTTCTATTCAGAGCCTATCAAGCTCTAGAAGATGCTCTGCCCGAAGATATCCGAGACATTTACCTAGCTCAACCCGCCGTTACTGCCTGA